In Camelina sativa cultivar DH55 chromosome 16, Cs, whole genome shotgun sequence, a single window of DNA contains:
- the LOC104753713 gene encoding uncharacterized protein LOC104753713 has product MKFPIFNKEEMLPEDLVVNLFGDEYFRRPTPTDLQRLLDEGELRGFPGMIGSIDSSLLARQQEAVRKDVKRAFGVLQARFAIVKNPALIWDKVKIGKIMRACIILHNMIVEDEQDGYNLFDETEFVQMESNRASEVDYTLPTPRPSCVSTMLKNRKDVRDREKQQRLQDDLVKNI; this is encoded by the exons ATGAAGTTCCctattttcaacaaagaagagatgctaccGGAAG ATTTAGTTGTAAATctatttggagatgagtacttCAGAAGACCCACACCAACAGATCTTCAAAGACTACTCGACGAAGGCGAGTTACGCGGATTTCCCggcatgataggaagcatcgatt CCTCTTTATTAGCGAGACAACAAGAAGCGGTGCGTAAAGATGTAAagcgtgcttttggagttttgcaggCTCGATTTGCTATAGTCAAAAACCCGGCTCTTATTTGGGATAAGGTAAAAATtgggaaaataatgagagcgtgtatcatactgcacaatatgatagtagaggACGAACAAGATGGGTACAATTTGTTTGATGAAACTGAATTCGTACAAATGGAGTCAAATAGAGCTTCAGAAGTTGACTACACGCTTCCAACACCCAGGCCTTCATGTGTCTCTACTATGCTCAAGAATCGAAAGGATGTTCGTGATCGAGAAAAACAACAACgcttgcaagatgatttggtcAAGAATATTTGA
- the LOC104750750 gene encoding fructokinase-like 2, chloroplastic isoform X2: MASLSFTQFLSFPRYNADLPCILHSLGFVKIRGGRWNGKQSFSLTSGRRKLSESAPLEEEGDNDGNGAVVGKKSSKGPKRGGARTTKKKKVVVATDEPLEEISELLVDKDDDVLDKESTVSASKPKTRTRKKASSSDVEEVKPEKKVRRKRTAKKDKEPEEDLGTNTYDEGSDAEESLAVESTDTESEEEEIDLSKHESEDISHTYGWPPLVCCFGSAQHAFVPWGRPANRLLDYELHERMSDAKWAPEKYIRAPGGCAGGVAIALASLGGKVAFMGKLGDDEYGQAMLYYLNVCNVQTRSVRIDGKRVTACSTMKISKRGRLKSTCIKPCAEDSLSKSEINVDVLKEAKMFYFSSHSLLDKKMMSTTIQAIKISKQLGNVIFYDLNLPLPLWQSSEETKSFIQEVWNLADIIEITKQELEFLCGIEPTEEFDTKNNDISKFVHYPLETVEQLWHENLKVLFVTNGTSKIHYYTKEHNGAVSGMEDPPITPFTRDMSASGDGIVAGLIRMLTVQPDLMNNKGYLERTARYAIECGVVDQWLQAQTRGYPPKDDMEEVDDDDEEDEVESDPDGIRSITEREYRTSKPYDEPDGPYVMKPVEEREYKKLELVGSMFEDGSL, translated from the exons ATGGCGTCTCTCTCCTTCACCCAATTCCTATCGTTCCCCAG GTACAATGCAGATTTGCCTTGTATCCTTCACTCACTTGGTTTTGTGAAGATTAGAGGTGGAAGATGGAATGGGAAACAAAGCTTTTCTTTGACTTCTGGTAGGAGAAAGTTATCAGAGTCAGCacctcttgaagaagaaggagataatGATGGGAACGGTGCGGTTGTAGGGAAGAAATCATCTAAAGGTCCTAAGAGAGGCGGTGCGCGAacaactaagaagaagaaggtggtggTAGCAACGGATGAGCCATTAGAAGAAATTTCTGAACTTTTGGTagacaaagatgatgatgttttGGACAAGGAAAGCACTGTCTCAGCTTCGAAACCAAAGACAAGAACTAGAAAGAAAG cttcttcttctgatgtgGAGGAAGTAAAACCCGAGAAGAAAGTGAGACGAAAGAGGACTGCTAAAAAAGATAAGGAACCGGAGGAGGATTTAGGTACTAATACATATGATGAGGGTAGTGATGCTGAGGAATCCTTGGCTGTTGAAAGCACTGATAccgaaagtgaagaagaagagattgatctGAGTAAACATGAAAGTGAAGATATTAGTCACACTTATGGATGGCCTCCTCTTGTGTGTTGCTTTGGATCTGCACAACATGCTTTTGTGCCCTGGGGAAGGCCAGCAAACAGGCTTTTAGATTATGAACTTCATGAACGGATGAGCGATGCTAAGTGGGCACCAGAGAAGTATATCAGGGCTCCTGGAGGGTGTGCAGGAGGTGTTGCTATTGCTCTTGCAAGCTTAGGTGGTAAAGTTGCTTTTATGGGCAAACTCGGGGATGATGAGTATGGTCAAGCCATGTTGTATTACCTGAATGTGTGCAACGTCCAAACGAGATCAGTTCGGATTGATGGTAAAAGGGTTACGGCATGTTCTACTATGAAGATCAGCAAGAGAGGTCGCTTGAAATCGACTTGTATCAAGCCCTGTGCAGAGGATTCACTTTCGAAATCTGAAATCAATGTTGATGTGCTCAAAGAG GCAAAGATGTTCTACTTCAGCTCGCATTCTCTTCTCGATAAGAAGATGATGTCAACTACGATACAAGCCATCAAGATATCAAAGCAACTAGGCAATGTCATTTTCTATGACTTGAATCTCCCTTTACCGTTATGGCAATCCAGCGAAGAAACCAAGTCGTTCATACAGGAAGTGTGGAATCTTGCAGACATAATTGAAATCACAAAACAGGAACTGGAATTCTTATGTGGAATCGAGCCAACTGAAGAGTTCGATACAAAAAACAATGACATCAGTAAGTTTGTCCATTATCCGCTGGAAACTGTGGAACAGCTTTGGCATGAAAATCTCAAGGTCTTGTTTGTGACCAATGGCACTTCTAAGATCCATTACTACACCAAAGAGCACAATGGTGCTGTTTCCGGAATGGAGGATCCTCCCATTACTCCTTTTACAAGGGATATGTCAGCATCTGGAGATGGCATAGTTGCAG GTCTAATAAGAATGCTTACGGTTCAGCCAGATCTTATGAACAACAAAGGTTACCTGGAACGCACAGCTAGATATGCAATTGAGTGTGGGGTTGTTGATCAATGGTTGCAGGCACAAACCCGTGGATATCCTCCAAAGGATGACATGGAAgaagtagatgatgatgatgaagaagatgaagtggaATCAGATCCAGACGGTATAAGGTCAATAACAGAGAGGGAATACCGAACCTCAAAGCCCTATGATGAACCAGATGGTCCATATGTTATGAAACCGGTAGAAGAAAGGGAATACAAGAAGTTAGAGCTTGTTGGTTCAATGTTTGAAGATGGTAGTTTATGA
- the LOC104750750 gene encoding fructokinase-like 2, chloroplastic isoform X1: MASLSFTQFLSFPRYNADLPCILHSLGFVKIRGGRWNGKQSFSLTSGRRKLSESAPLEEEGDNDGNGAVVGKKSSKGPKRGGARTTKKKKVVVATDEPLEEISELLVDKDDDVLDKESTVSASKPKTRTRKKATVAASSSDVEEVKPEKKVRRKRTAKKDKEPEEDLGTNTYDEGSDAEESLAVESTDTESEEEEIDLSKHESEDISHTYGWPPLVCCFGSAQHAFVPWGRPANRLLDYELHERMSDAKWAPEKYIRAPGGCAGGVAIALASLGGKVAFMGKLGDDEYGQAMLYYLNVCNVQTRSVRIDGKRVTACSTMKISKRGRLKSTCIKPCAEDSLSKSEINVDVLKEAKMFYFSSHSLLDKKMMSTTIQAIKISKQLGNVIFYDLNLPLPLWQSSEETKSFIQEVWNLADIIEITKQELEFLCGIEPTEEFDTKNNDISKFVHYPLETVEQLWHENLKVLFVTNGTSKIHYYTKEHNGAVSGMEDPPITPFTRDMSASGDGIVAGLIRMLTVQPDLMNNKGYLERTARYAIECGVVDQWLQAQTRGYPPKDDMEEVDDDDEEDEVESDPDGIRSITEREYRTSKPYDEPDGPYVMKPVEEREYKKLELVGSMFEDGSL; encoded by the exons ATGGCGTCTCTCTCCTTCACCCAATTCCTATCGTTCCCCAG GTACAATGCAGATTTGCCTTGTATCCTTCACTCACTTGGTTTTGTGAAGATTAGAGGTGGAAGATGGAATGGGAAACAAAGCTTTTCTTTGACTTCTGGTAGGAGAAAGTTATCAGAGTCAGCacctcttgaagaagaaggagataatGATGGGAACGGTGCGGTTGTAGGGAAGAAATCATCTAAAGGTCCTAAGAGAGGCGGTGCGCGAacaactaagaagaagaaggtggtggTAGCAACGGATGAGCCATTAGAAGAAATTTCTGAACTTTTGGTagacaaagatgatgatgttttGGACAAGGAAAGCACTGTCTCAGCTTCGAAACCAAAGACAAGAACTAGAAAGAAAG CTACGgtagcagcttcttcttctgatgtgGAGGAAGTAAAACCCGAGAAGAAAGTGAGACGAAAGAGGACTGCTAAAAAAGATAAGGAACCGGAGGAGGATTTAGGTACTAATACATATGATGAGGGTAGTGATGCTGAGGAATCCTTGGCTGTTGAAAGCACTGATAccgaaagtgaagaagaagagattgatctGAGTAAACATGAAAGTGAAGATATTAGTCACACTTATGGATGGCCTCCTCTTGTGTGTTGCTTTGGATCTGCACAACATGCTTTTGTGCCCTGGGGAAGGCCAGCAAACAGGCTTTTAGATTATGAACTTCATGAACGGATGAGCGATGCTAAGTGGGCACCAGAGAAGTATATCAGGGCTCCTGGAGGGTGTGCAGGAGGTGTTGCTATTGCTCTTGCAAGCTTAGGTGGTAAAGTTGCTTTTATGGGCAAACTCGGGGATGATGAGTATGGTCAAGCCATGTTGTATTACCTGAATGTGTGCAACGTCCAAACGAGATCAGTTCGGATTGATGGTAAAAGGGTTACGGCATGTTCTACTATGAAGATCAGCAAGAGAGGTCGCTTGAAATCGACTTGTATCAAGCCCTGTGCAGAGGATTCACTTTCGAAATCTGAAATCAATGTTGATGTGCTCAAAGAG GCAAAGATGTTCTACTTCAGCTCGCATTCTCTTCTCGATAAGAAGATGATGTCAACTACGATACAAGCCATCAAGATATCAAAGCAACTAGGCAATGTCATTTTCTATGACTTGAATCTCCCTTTACCGTTATGGCAATCCAGCGAAGAAACCAAGTCGTTCATACAGGAAGTGTGGAATCTTGCAGACATAATTGAAATCACAAAACAGGAACTGGAATTCTTATGTGGAATCGAGCCAACTGAAGAGTTCGATACAAAAAACAATGACATCAGTAAGTTTGTCCATTATCCGCTGGAAACTGTGGAACAGCTTTGGCATGAAAATCTCAAGGTCTTGTTTGTGACCAATGGCACTTCTAAGATCCATTACTACACCAAAGAGCACAATGGTGCTGTTTCCGGAATGGAGGATCCTCCCATTACTCCTTTTACAAGGGATATGTCAGCATCTGGAGATGGCATAGTTGCAG GTCTAATAAGAATGCTTACGGTTCAGCCAGATCTTATGAACAACAAAGGTTACCTGGAACGCACAGCTAGATATGCAATTGAGTGTGGGGTTGTTGATCAATGGTTGCAGGCACAAACCCGTGGATATCCTCCAAAGGATGACATGGAAgaagtagatgatgatgatgaagaagatgaagtggaATCAGATCCAGACGGTATAAGGTCAATAACAGAGAGGGAATACCGAACCTCAAAGCCCTATGATGAACCAGATGGTCCATATGTTATGAAACCGGTAGAAGAAAGGGAATACAAGAAGTTAGAGCTTGTTGGTTCAATGTTTGAAGATGGTAGTTTATGA